A region from the Patescibacteria group bacterium genome encodes:
- a CDS encoding glucose-1-phosphate thymidylyltransferase has product MEIKGLIAAGGRGTRLRPITHTQNKHLIPIANKPMLFYPIETLANAGIKNIGIVVPPESGAEVRNVVGAGSKWGVKIKYIIQPYPGGLAHVIYVARDFLGKSKFVFHLGDNIFKSGIEKPLKKFLDSNANGLVTILKHEENWRLGVPYFDKKGNLIDYKEKPKNPPHKYCVPGIYFADHHIFECFEGKDKIKPSERGELEIPFTFKYLLDHNYKVLTCKISGWWKDPGQMKDLIDVNRIVLDEFDGRKIEGEVDKKSTIVGDVGIEKGTRIINSKIRGPVVIGKNCVIQDSFIGPYTSIYHESSVINSEIENSMVLKSAVIEGVEGRIGDSLIGNFATVTRNKNGLPREHNFLVGDNCVVDLL; this is encoded by the coding sequence ATGGAAATAAAAGGGCTGATAGCCGCAGGTGGCAGAGGTACTAGGTTGAGACCTATTACGCATACGCAAAATAAGCATCTAATCCCTATCGCAAATAAGCCTATGTTGTTTTATCCTATTGAAACATTGGCAAACGCGGGTATTAAAAACATTGGTATAGTTGTGCCTCCCGAATCCGGGGCGGAGGTTAGGAATGTTGTAGGTGCAGGGAGTAAATGGGGGGTAAAAATAAAATATATAATCCAGCCTTATCCGGGAGGATTGGCGCATGTAATTTATGTAGCTAGAGATTTTTTGGGAAAATCCAAATTTGTTTTTCATCTAGGGGACAATATCTTTAAGAGCGGTATAGAAAAACCGCTTAAAAAGTTTTTGGATAGCAATGCTAATGGTCTAGTCACGATATTAAAGCACGAGGAAAATTGGCGGTTGGGTGTTCCTTATTTTGATAAAAAAGGAAATCTAATTGACTACAAAGAAAAACCAAAAAACCCGCCTCATAAATATTGCGTTCCAGGAATTTATTTTGCCGATCACCATATATTTGAATGTTTTGAAGGTAAGGATAAAATAAAGCCCTCTGAAAGAGGAGAGCTTGAAATTCCTTTTACTTTTAAGTACCTTTTGGATCACAATTATAAAGTCCTAACTTGCAAAATATCTGGGTGGTGGAAAGACCCTGGGCAAATGAAAGATTTAATAGATGTGAACAGAATTGTGCTTGACGAATTTGATGGAAGAAAGATTGAAGGGGAAGTTGATAAAAAATCCACGATTGTGGGGGATGTAGGAATTGAAAAAGGTACTAGAATAATCAATTCTAAAATAAGAGGGCCTGTTGTTATAGGGAAAAATTGTGTGATACAAGATTCTTTTATAGGACCCTATACTTCCATATATCATGAATCTAGTGTAATTAATTCTGAAATTGAAAATTCTATGGTTTTAAAAAGCGCTGTTATTGAGGGGGTTGAAGGTAGAATAGGGGATTCTCTTATTGGTAATTTTGCTACTGTAACA
- a CDS encoding B12-binding domain-containing radical SAM protein, translating into MLKIVIGYPPIETGKGTPLLSQNRQFQYFNSPTYIYPMVPAYAATLLKEAGHKVYWMDGIAEKKSLSEWEKELKKIQPDYLIMETKAPVIKFHWDIIKNLKTQSASWRTNLKTILVGDHITFNPLESFKNCPVDYIITGGDYDFVLKNFFDHLTSKTKLEGGVYWKISDKSIKQKPFAIDKVSPALEIANSGPLSLSHNLDDLPFIDRDLTKWKLYAYENGNYKYKPATYMYSGRDCWWNRCTFCVWDQVLNPRGSYRSFSPERLFEEVKYVVDKYKVREIFDDAGTMFIGPKLKRFCELLIESGYNKKVVFGCNMRFNALDKEMYALMKKANFRWLLYGMESANQKTLDKLDKGIKVEDIKKGAKIASQAGLEVHATVMLGYPWESYKDAKETIRLARECFDKGYFSTMQATIVIPYPGTALWKECKENNWLLTENYDDYDMRKPVMKTPMSKEQIMELTQELYSAFFTPKFIIRKILSIRSVTDVKFFFMAARKLIAHLMDFDKDQKRSLLNPKFWIHSIKAMSSQLFSSVNSKLPGREIKA; encoded by the coding sequence ATGCTGAAAATTGTTATTGGATATCCTCCTATTGAAACAGGTAAAGGCACACCTCTTTTATCTCAAAACCGTCAGTTTCAGTATTTTAATAGTCCTACCTACATTTATCCTATGGTACCCGCTTATGCCGCTACTTTATTAAAAGAAGCAGGACATAAAGTGTATTGGATGGACGGTATTGCCGAAAAGAAAAGTTTATCTGAATGGGAAAAAGAGCTAAAAAAAATCCAACCCGATTATTTGATTATGGAAACTAAAGCCCCTGTTATAAAATTTCATTGGGATATAATCAAAAATCTCAAAACTCAATCCGCCAGCTGGCGGACAAATCTCAAAACAATACTTGTTGGCGACCACATTACTTTTAACCCCTTGGAGTCTTTTAAAAATTGTCCCGTTGATTATATTATAACTGGCGGGGATTACGATTTTGTCTTAAAAAACTTTTTTGACCACTTAACCTCAAAAACAAAACTTGAAGGCGGAGTTTATTGGAAAATTTCGGATAAATCCATAAAACAAAAACCATTTGCAATAGATAAAGTGTCCCCAGCTTTAGAAATTGCAAACAGCGGTCCATTGTCCCTTTCTCATAATTTAGACGATTTGCCTTTTATAGACCGCGACTTAACTAAATGGAAACTGTACGCTTATGAAAATGGAAATTACAAATACAAACCCGCAACTTATATGTATTCCGGGCGGGATTGTTGGTGGAATCGTTGCACTTTTTGTGTTTGGGACCAAGTGTTAAATCCGCGCGGAAGCTACCGCAGTTTTTCGCCCGAAAGGCTTTTTGAGGAAGTGAAATATGTGGTGGACAAATACAAAGTCCGTGAAATTTTTGACGACGCTGGCACTATGTTTATTGGTCCTAAACTCAAAAGATTTTGCGAGCTTTTAATTGAGAGTGGATATAACAAAAAAGTGGTATTTGGTTGCAATATGAGGTTTAACGCTTTAGATAAAGAGATGTATGCTCTTATGAAAAAAGCTAATTTTAGATGGCTTTTATATGGAATGGAAAGCGCAAACCAAAAAACTTTGGATAAATTGGATAAAGGAATTAAAGTTGAGGATATAAAAAAGGGAGCGAAAATTGCGTCTCAAGCCGGTCTTGAAGTTCACGCTACGGTAATGCTTGGGTATCCTTGGGAAAGTTACAAGGATGCCAAGGAAACTATACGGCTTGCCAGAGAATGTTTTGATAAAGGATATTTTAGTACTATGCAGGCAACTATAGTTATTCCTTATCCCGGAACGGCTTTGTGGAAAGAGTGCAAAGAAAATAACTGGTTATTAACAGAAAATTATGATGATTATGATATGCGAAAACCCGTTATGAAAACCCCTATGTCTAAAGAGCAAATAATGGAATTAACGCAAGAGCTTTACAGCGCATTTTTTACCCCTAAATTTATCATAAGAAAAATTTTGTCCATAAGGAGTGTAACGGATGTAAAATTCTTTTTTATGGCCGCAAGAAAATTGATTGCCCATTTAATGGATTTTGACAAAGATCAAAAGAGGAGTCTGCTGAACCCAAAATTTTGGATACACTCTATAAAGGCAATGAGTTCTCAGCTTTTCTCGTCCGTGAATTCAAAACTTCCCGGCAGAGAAATAAAAGCTTAA